CGGTCGATGCCGAGGCAGCGGCGGAGATTGCGAAGCTGTTTGTGGAGGCGATTGTGGCGCCGGAGTTCAGCCCGGAGGCGCTGAGTGTGCTATCCGCGAAGAAGAATTTGAGGCTGCTGCGGATCAAGCCGGCGAAGGTTGACCGGGTGTTGAAGCAGATCTCGGGAGGCTACCTTCTGCAGGAGGAGGATGCCGCCCCAACGACAGCCGAGACAGTGAAGGTCGCGACCGAGCGAAAGCCGACGAAGGAAGAGATGGAGGCTCTCCTGTTTGCCTGGAAGGTGTGCAAGCACGTGAAGTCGAACGCGATCGTCTATGCGAGGCTGGAGGGCGGGTTCGGCCAGACGGTTGGGGTTGGCGCGGGGCAGATGAGCCGGGTGGATGCGGCGCGGTTTGGGGCGATGAAGGCGGTGCTGCCGCTGGAGGGGACGGTGGCTGCCTCGGATGCGTTCTTCCCATTTCCGGATGGGGTGGAGGCTATTGCCAAAGCAGGGGCTACGGCGATCATCCAGCCTGGGGGATCGGTTCGTGACGCGGAGGTAGTAGAGGCGGCCAATCGCCTGGGTATCACTATGGTAATGACGGGGTTAAGGCACTTCCGCCACGGATGACCGGAAAACCCGTCCCAAAGGGCAATATCGCATCCAAATTTTGTAGACTACAGTCTAACGATGCAGCGGGTGAATTCGATTAAGACGGCCCAGGACGTGCCAATGACCAAGATAATCCTCAGCGCAACCCTGGTTATGGGTTGTGTTCTCATGCTGCCTTGTGCGGCCGCGAGGGCTCAGAGTGGTGCACCGGCGGCGACGCCCGCGCCCGCACAAGCGCAACCTGATCACGCGTCCTCTTACTACCACTATGGTTTGGCGAAGATCTACGAGAACCAGGCGGTGGCGAATGGCAGGCAGGACCTGGCAACTCAGGCGATTGAGCAGTACAAACTTGCGCTTGAGGCAGATCCGGATTCAGGAATGCTTGAGGACGGACTGGCCAACCTGTACTTCCGGTTGGGACGAATTCGCGAAGCTGTTTCGGCCGCGCAGGAGCAGATTCAGAAGCATCCGGATGATGTCGATGCCCACATGCTGCTGGGGCATGTGTATTTAAGGTCTCTTGGAGACGGGCAGAATCCGCAATCAGGCGAGATGCTGCAGGCGGCGATCAAGGAATACGAGACGATCGCGAAGCTGAAGCCAGACGATGTAGAAACGCATCTGCTGCTCGGGCAGTTGTACGGGCTTGCTCACGACTCGGCGAAGGCTGAGGTAGAGTTCAAGGCGGCACAGAAGATTGACCCGAACTCTGAGGAGGTCGTGCTGAGCATCGCGCGGTTGTACTCGGAGCAGGGAGACCTTACTCGCGCAGCGAAGGTGATCGAGGGCGTACCCGCCGACGATCGAAGCGCGCGCATGGATTTTGCACTCGCGGGAATTTACGACCAGCTCAAGCAGCCGAAGAATGCGGTGAAGGCTTACCGCGCGGCCGTGGAAGAGGATCCGGATAATGCGGATGCGAAGCGAGGATTGGCAGCGGCTCTGCAGTCCTCCGGGCAGATGGATGAGGCGGCAAAGGTCTATGCGCAAATCCTCGGAAGCGATCCTGAGGATGCGCAGGCCCTGATCCGTGAGGCTGATATTCAGCGGCAGCAAGGGCATTACGAGCAGGCGCTCGCGACGCTGAAAAAGGCGCAGGGCCTGGTCTCGGACAACACGGAACTAAGCTGGAACCTTGCGCTCACGTATGACTCGCTCGGGCGGTTTGATGATTCGATCAAGACGCTGAAGCAGTTGCTCACTGCGACTCTGCCACCAGATGGAAAGTACACGGACGCGGACCGGAGCAACCGGGCGCTCTTTCTTGATCGGTTGGCGATTGTGGCTCGTGAGGCAAACCGTACTGACGATGCGGTCGCCGCGTACAAGGAGATGGGGCAGCTGGGCGGCGATTACCAGGCGCGCGGAGCAGAGGGCGTTGTAGACGCGTATCGCGATGCGCACAACTGGAAGGCGGCTTTTGATGCCGCCGCTGCGGCTGCCAAGGCGATGCCGACCAACCATGATATTCAGTTGACCTACGCGCGCCAGCTTGCTGACTCAGGCAAGGTGGACGAGGGGTTGAAACTGGCGAACGCTCAATTGACTGGGACGCCGGACGATCGTGACGTGTTCTTTACGATCGCGGATATGGATGTACGCGATAAGCGCTGGAAGGATGCCTCCGAGATTCTGGACAAGGCCGATGCGCTGGCAACGAAGCCAGAGGAGAAGGCGTTTGTAGCCTACTACCGCGGGACCGTCGCAGAGCGGCAGAAACTTTTCGATCAGGCGGAGATTGAATTCCGCAAGGGATTACAGTTGGCGCCCGACTTTGCGCCCATCGAGAACTATCTCGGCTATATGCTGGCGGAACGTGGGCAGAAGCTGGATGAGGCCGTGACGATGCTCAAGAAGGCTGTCACGTTCGATCCGCAGAATGGCGCCTATCTGGATTCGCTGGCGTGGGCCTACTACAAGCAGGGTCAGTATGCGCTCGCCGAAGACTTTGAACGCAAGGCGGCGGTGCGGATGTCGAACGATCCCACGGTGTTGGATCATCTGGGAGAGATTGACGCGAAGACCGGCAAGTTGTCGCAGGCGATCGACGAGTGGCAGCACTCGTTGCAGCAGTATGCGACCTCGCTCGCTCCGGAGGCGGATCCTGCCGATGTTGCGAAAGTGCAGCACAAGCTGGAGAGTGCTCGGGTCAAGCTGGCCCACGTGAACACGCCGAAGTAACGGGTGAATGCGGCTCATCCAAAGGCGATTAGACTGAACTCGGTGAGATTCGATCTGCACGACTGCGGCGTTTTCGGCGCCGAAGAGCGTCGTCTTGCGGTGCGAGTATTTCCGGCACCGGCGGGTGATGGCCGCTCTCCATTTGAGCGGGATCGCGACCGCATCGTGCAGTCGCGCGCGTTTCGCCGACTGGCGGGGAAGACGCAGGTCTTTACCAGTCGAGCCTCAGATCATTTTCGCAGCCGGCTGACGCATACGATTGAGGTCGCGCAGGTCGCGCGGCAAGTGGCTGCGGCCCTGGGGCTCAATGCAGATCTCGCTGAGACGCTGGCCTTGGCGCACGATATCGGGCATCCGCCGTTTGGCCACGCGGGCGAACGTGCGTTGGATGCATGCCTGCAACGGTACGGATTGCGGTTCGACCACAACCTGCACGCGCTGCGGATTGTTGAACATTTTGAGCAGCGATACGCGGGTCACCGGGGACTCAATCTCACACTTGCAACGCGCGAAGGGATCATCAAGCACTCGCGCGACTACGAGGAGAGCTCGCATCCAGAGCTCGCGGAATACTTGCTCGACAAGCGGCCACCGCTCGAGGCGCAAATAATTGATCTCGCGGACGAGATTGCGTATTTGACGGCAGATCTCGACGATGGAGTTGAGTCAGGACTGCTGGAAATTGACCACATTATCGAGCATGTGGGAATCCTGCGGCGCACGTACGAAACGGTCCGACAGGCTCACCCGAACGCCGAAGAGAAATATGTTTTCCACGACGCTCTTCAGAGCATGCAGAAGGCATTGGTCCTGGATCTTGTGCGGCAGACGGGCGAAAACGTTCTGGCGAGCAAAGCGAAGAATCTGGAAGACATTCGCGCGCTGCCCGAGCGTGTAGCGCAACTTTCACCGGAGGCAGAAGCCGAGCGCGCGGAGGAGAAGCAATATCTGTACGACACGCTGTATACGTGTCCGCTGCTTGAACAGGAGCATGTGAAAGCCGCGGCTGTTGTTACGGAGCTCTTTGAGTTTTGGATTCGGCATCCAGAGCAACTGCCGGAGTCATACGCGCATGAGATCGAGGCTGACGGAGCGCCGCGGGTTGCGGCTGATTACATCGCCGGCATGACGGATCATTTCATCGTGGACCAGCACGCGGAGGCGCGGGCGTTTGTGGGGTCTGGAGCGGGCGCGGCCCGGTTGGGATGAACAATTGCGGTTAGCGACTGAACACCCAACGATAGCGTAGAATTAGAGAGTTGCGTCCCCGTCGTCCAGTGGCCTAGGACATCGCCCTTTCACGGCGGTAACACGGGTTCGAATCCCGTCGGGGACGCCAAAGTCTTACACTCCTCCGCAATTCCCCCTAATTCATTCGATCCATACGGTCAGTTGACCCGTCAGCATGCCGCGGCAAGCCCATTTGCCCCAAATGTGAGGCACGTTGCCCTTATATGGGCAAATAGGCGAAGATAAGGCGAATGAAAGGGCATGCATATCTCGTCAGCCAAGCAATTGAGCATTCCTTAGCGACGCGTGTTCCGGCTCCGTTTGCCGCCGTAGTTCGCACGGTGGAGCGCGCGGCGTTCGGGATTGCTTCTGTCGATGCTGTTGCGCAGGGGGGTGCACCTCTGGGCGCTATTACAGAGTTGGTCGGACCCTCGTGCTCGGGCCGGACCACGGCTGCACTTCGTCTGCTCAGCCGGTTCACCGCCGAGGGAAGCGTATGTGCATGGGTGGACGTTTCCGATGCCTTTAGTCCGTCGTCCGCGGCTGCGAACGGTATAGACCTGCAGCGGTTGCTTTGGGTGCGTTGCGGCGCTTCAGAGCGACCGCATGGCGCTCTAAACGAGATGTATCCAGAAGTATCCACTGCAGGTGTTGCGTGCTCTTCGCCACAAGCTGCGGGCGGCAATAGCCCGCATCCGCGCACGGAAGGCAGGAACATGCCTCAGGCTATTCAGGCGATGCTCGGTGCACATGGCGGACTGCTGGATCATCAAATGCGCCGCGAACGGAAGGCCGTAGGAACTCCTGGGGCCGCTAACCGTCCTCTAATGGCGCGCGCCGTTGATCGGCAAGAGCAGATTCCTACGGATCGTATGCCATCGCGACGGGACGTTCAGGTTGCCATTACAGCGCGTTGTGCAGAGCCGCAGCCGCGGCGAGTTATCGGGCAGCCTTTTTCCAGACAACAGCGCGCAGGGAAGCCTGAAACCCAAACAAGAGACCGAGCAGCGCGCCCGGGTGCACCCTGGAAGGCGCTGGATCAAGCACTGCGGGCGACGGACCTTCTGCTGGCAAACGGTGGCTTTGCATCCATTGTGTTCGATCTGGGAAGTACGACGCCAGAATATGCGTGGAGGATTCCGCTGGCCACGTGGTTTCGCTATCGTGCTGCATGTGAACGCAGCAGGTGCAGCCTGGTGTTACTCACACAGCATCCCTGCGCACGCTCTAGTGCAGGTCTTGTTGTGCGTTTGCAGCCAGCCATTATGGAAGCGGATGGGGCGGTTGTGACAGGTGTGCGCTTTCAGGCTGAGGCCGAACGGAACCGCTTTGTTGAACAGCAGGCGCGTGTGGTTCCTATTCGAAAAGCACCTCAATCTGAGTGCGCAGGATTCTGGAAAAGTGAGGTCGTATGGGCCTGACACCTGTCTATGTGTGCATCCACGTGTCGGAGTTTCCTGCACAGGCTTTGCTGCGTCTGCGCCCGGAGCTGAAGGGACGTGCGGTCGTTGTAATGGCAGGTGATCCGCCGTTGGAGGAAGTGTGTAGTGCGAACCCGCATGCCTTGCGGCTCGGAATTGCGCATGGCATGACCAAGACGGAGTTGGAAAGCTTTCGCGGTGTATGTGTGCTACGTCAATCTGCGACGGAGGAGCGCAGCGCACGGAACGTTGTGATGGAAGTCGCGTCTGGGTTTACACCTCGCATTGAAGTACCGCCTGCGCGTGGCTCGGCACTGGATGTGGTGCTCGATATGACAGGCACCGATCGTATCTTCGGTCAGGTGCAGGAGGTTGTGGCCAAGATATCAAGGGCGTTCGTAAAGCTTAGGTTTTCAATGCGTATAACTGCCAGCGCCAATTTTCATACGGCTTTGTGTCTTGCACCTATGGCGGCAAAGCCCATCGTTGTGCCGCCGGGACAGGAAAATGAATACCTGAGAAACCTTCCTCTCGCGGCGCTTCCGCTGACGGAGCAGCAGGTGGAGACGCTTGAGCTATGGGGATTGCGTTCTTTGGGAGAGCTTGCCTGCTTGCCCGAGAAAGAGCTGGTAATACGTCTGGGGCATGAGGGGGAAAAGCTTCGTCTGCTGGCGCGAGGTGAATGCCGGCATTTGATGGTCCCGGAAGAAGCTCCACTCACACTTGCGGAGTACATCGCGTTCGATTCGCCGGTTGAGCTTTTGGACTCTCTACTCTTCGTGCTTGGTCCGATGCTCGATCAGCTACTTGCCCGAGCACGGAATCGCGCACTTGCCTTAGCCAGCATTACGATTTCGCTTGGAATAGATGGAGGTGGGGAGCATATACGCCTGCTCAAGCCGGCACTTCCGGTCTCACAGCGTGATGTGTTGTTGAAACTCATCTATTTGGATTTGCAAGGGAATCCTCCGCCAGCGGGTGTGATGTCGGTTTCGCTCAAGGCTGAACCCGGCGACCGCAGTAAAGTGCAGCTCGGGTTATTTGCCCCGCAGACACCGGAACCAATGCACTTGGATGTAACTTTGGCGCGTGTTGCGGCGCTCGTTGGAGAGGAGCGCGTAGGACGCGCCCGATTACTCGATTCACACGCTCCCGAAGCTTTTGTAATGGAGCGTTTCACCGTTCCCGATTCTGCCACGGTAAAGACAAACGAAGAAAAGAGATCGATTACTGCGTTGCGGCGCTGCCGTCCACCAGTGCGCCTTACGGTGAGGTTCGATGAGTCACGACCTGCTGCATTCTCTTTTGCGGGTAAACGCTACATTGTGCAGAAAGCTTTCGGGCCCTGGCGCAGAAGCGGAGACTGGTGGTCGCCGAGTGTATGGTCGTTTGAGGACTGGGATGTGTGTGCTGCCGATGTAGGTGGAGACACATTGGTTTGCATTCTGGCGCACGATCTTCTTCGCCATCACTGGCAGATAGAAGCTCTGTATGACTAAGCCAGCCGAATACATCGAACTTCATGCCAGTAGTGCATTCAGCTTTTTGGAAGCCGCCTCGCAACCTGAGAGCCTGGTACGCGCTGCTGTAGAAACTGATATGCCTGCCATGGCATTGCTGGACCGCAATGGTGTTTATGGTGCGGCACGCTTTCATAGTTCAGCGAAGCTCAACGGCGTCCAGGCGCATATTGGTGCAGAGGTAGCGGTTCGCGACATGGGCGCACGTGTGCAGCCCCCGCTCTGGTTGCCACATCAACACAAGTCAGAGCCTTCCCGTTTGCCGCTGCTCTGCATGACTCAGACTGGCTACCAGAACCTTTGCCAGCTCATTACACGTTTCAAGATGCGCGAGGAGACAAAATGCGAAGGGGCTGCTGCACTGAATGATCTGAGCGAGTTTTGTGACGGCCTGCTTTGTCTCACCGGTGGCGAGGAAGGGCCACTTGCTGCGGCGCTTGCGGATGGCGGCGAAATGGCAGGCCGTGAGTGTGTCGAGCAATTGATCCGAATCTTTGGGCGTCACAACGTCTATATCGAACTGCAACGCCACGGCAACCGAGCAGAAGAGCAACGTAACCAGGCGGCTTTGCGTATCGCAAACAGCTTGAGACTGCCGATCGTAGCGACAAACGGTGTTCGATACGCCACTCAGTACGAGCGCGAAATTCTGGATGTGCTGACGGCGATCCGCCATCGCGTGCCGCTCGATAAAGCCGGCAGGCTGTTGCAAACAAATTCGCAGCGTTATGTCCGCAAGACGAGCACGATGGGGCGAGTCTTTAAGGATTTGCCCGAGGCTATCGAAAACACTCTCATGATCTCGCAGCGATTGCAGTTTGAGCTTCACGATCTCGGCTATGAGTTTCCTCGCTATGACACGCCTACGGGCGAGCCGATGAATGTTTTTCTTCGCAAACGTGTGGCTGAAGGCATTGAAAGCCGGTATAGGCCCAAGCGCGATCCAGCTTTGCACGCTCGTGCCAGACAACAGGCCGATCACGAGCTGGCGCTGATCGAAAAACTTGGTTTTGCTGGTTACTTTCTCATTGTGTGGGACATTGTTCGTTTCTGCAAAAGGAACGACATCTTGATTCAAGGGCGAGGAAGCGCAGCGAACTCCGTGGTCTGCTATGCACTGGAGATTACCGCGATTGATCCGGTAGGGATGGAACTGCTCTTTGAGCGTTTCCTCAACGAGAACCGGAACGAATGGCCGGACGTTGACCTTGATCTTCCTTCAGGCGACAAGCGAGAACAAGCGATTCAATACGTGTACCAGCGTTATGGCGAACTTGGTGCGGCGATGACGGCCAACGTCATCACGTATCGAGGAAAGTCCGCTGCACGTGAGGTAGGCAAGACTCTGGGGTTCGATGAAGAGACGCTAGGGCGTCTCTCTGGACTCATCGGACATTGGGAGTGGCGCAAGAAGGACGAGACGATAGGTGACAAC
This Acidobacteriaceae bacterium DNA region includes the following protein-coding sequences:
- a CDS encoding tetratricopeptide repeat protein; this encodes MTKIILSATLVMGCVLMLPCAAARAQSGAPAATPAPAQAQPDHASSYYHYGLAKIYENQAVANGRQDLATQAIEQYKLALEADPDSGMLEDGLANLYFRLGRIREAVSAAQEQIQKHPDDVDAHMLLGHVYLRSLGDGQNPQSGEMLQAAIKEYETIAKLKPDDVETHLLLGQLYGLAHDSAKAEVEFKAAQKIDPNSEEVVLSIARLYSEQGDLTRAAKVIEGVPADDRSARMDFALAGIYDQLKQPKNAVKAYRAAVEEDPDNADAKRGLAAALQSSGQMDEAAKVYAQILGSDPEDAQALIREADIQRQQGHYEQALATLKKAQGLVSDNTELSWNLALTYDSLGRFDDSIKTLKQLLTATLPPDGKYTDADRSNRALFLDRLAIVAREANRTDDAVAAYKEMGQLGGDYQARGAEGVVDAYRDAHNWKAAFDAAAAAAKAMPTNHDIQLTYARQLADSGKVDEGLKLANAQLTGTPDDRDVFFTIADMDVRDKRWKDASEILDKADALATKPEEKAFVAYYRGTVAERQKLFDQAEIEFRKGLQLAPDFAPIENYLGYMLAERGQKLDEAVTMLKKAVTFDPQNGAYLDSLAWAYYKQGQYALAEDFERKAAVRMSNDPTVLDHLGEIDAKTGKLSQAIDEWQHSLQQYATSLAPEADPADVAKVQHKLESARVKLAHVNTPK
- the dgt gene encoding dNTP triphosphohydrolase; the encoded protein is MRFDLHDCGVFGAEERRLAVRVFPAPAGDGRSPFERDRDRIVQSRAFRRLAGKTQVFTSRASDHFRSRLTHTIEVAQVARQVAAALGLNADLAETLALAHDIGHPPFGHAGERALDACLQRYGLRFDHNLHALRIVEHFEQRYAGHRGLNLTLATREGIIKHSRDYEESSHPELAEYLLDKRPPLEAQIIDLADEIAYLTADLDDGVESGLLEIDHIIEHVGILRRTYETVRQAHPNAEEKYVFHDALQSMQKALVLDLVRQTGENVLASKAKNLEDIRALPERVAQLSPEAEAERAEEKQYLYDTLYTCPLLEQEHVKAAAVVTELFEFWIRHPEQLPESYAHEIEADGAPRVAADYIAGMTDHFIVDQHAEARAFVGSGAGAARLG
- a CDS encoding DNA polymerase Y family protein: MGLTPVYVCIHVSEFPAQALLRLRPELKGRAVVVMAGDPPLEEVCSANPHALRLGIAHGMTKTELESFRGVCVLRQSATEERSARNVVMEVASGFTPRIEVPPARGSALDVVLDMTGTDRIFGQVQEVVAKISRAFVKLRFSMRITASANFHTALCLAPMAAKPIVVPPGQENEYLRNLPLAALPLTEQQVETLELWGLRSLGELACLPEKELVIRLGHEGEKLRLLARGECRHLMVPEEAPLTLAEYIAFDSPVELLDSLLFVLGPMLDQLLARARNRALALASITISLGIDGGGEHIRLLKPALPVSQRDVLLKLIYLDLQGNPPPAGVMSVSLKAEPGDRSKVQLGLFAPQTPEPMHLDVTLARVAALVGEERVGRARLLDSHAPEAFVMERFTVPDSATVKTNEEKRSITALRRCRPPVRLTVRFDESRPAAFSFAGKRYIVQKAFGPWRRSGDWWSPSVWSFEDWDVCAADVGGDTLVCILAHDLLRHHWQIEALYD